GGGCTGCGTGGCCGTGGTTGCGCGCACCAGCTCCCAGACGGTTCCCACGGAGCTCACCCAGGCGTTTCTCTCCTCGGCCGAGCTCCCCGAGGGCGCCGCCGCCTCGGCTGCCGTTCTTGCCCCGGACGAGTCGACCGCCCAGAACAACGTGCTGGCCAGCTTCTTCGACGCGCTCTCTGCGGGCGACTCCGCGCTGGGGGGCACCGCCGACGCCGTGCTGGAGCTCTGGGGGGACCTTCTCGTGGGTTATGGGTCGGCCTACGAGGGGGTTGCGGGCGCGGGAGGGAGGTTCCTCGAGGGGCTGGACGGCGTCCTCGGGGGTTCGGTGGGCTCCTGGCTCAAGGGCAGGCTCAAGGAGGTCATGGTCAGCGCCGGCCTCGAGCCCGCCGACCTGCGCCTGAGAAAGCCGGTGCTCGTCAACACCCAGGACGTTCTCGGCCAGAGTGGCCTCGACCAGGCCTCCTCCGTGCGCGACCTGGTGAGGAAGCTCCCGGACGCGGGCACGGCCTATGACTTCGCCCGCGCGGCGGGCCTCTGGCTCGTCGAAGAGGTGGGAGACGCCACGTTCACGGTGGCCGAGATCACCCTGCCGGGAACCGACGTCTCCTGGCCGCTGACCATCGACCTCTCGCGCCTGGGGGAGGTCGCATGAGCGGGCCACACGGCAGGCGGGCCTCCCTGGGCTCCGGCCAGATGACGGTCGAGCTCGCCGTGGTCACGCCCGTCGTCATCGTCGTCGCCCTCGTGGTGCTGAACCTGATGGGCTTCGTGGAGGCCTGCGCGGCGTTCGACCAGCTGGCGCTGGACGCCGTCGTGTCCCAGGGGGTCGCCCCCGCGGGCGAGCAGGTCCAGCTCGCGTCCGTGGAGCAGGTGCGCGCGTCTCTGGCGGAGTCCCTCGGCCGAGAGGACCGCTGCGAGGTCGAGGTGAGCGCGCGGAGCGTGGACGAGGGGAGAAAGGACACCTCCTTCACGGTCTCGCCCCTGCTCACGCGCTACGTGTGCACGCTGTCCTATCATCCCTGGCCGCGCTTCTTGAGGATGCCGGGCGTGACCCTCGAGGCCCCGCTCACCCTCCGCCACGAGCGCGAGCTCGTGGTGGACCGCTACCGGCCTGGGGTGGTGATTTGAGGTGGAGCTCGTGAGGGTGGTCGCGGACGAGCGTCCCGAGGAGCTCCGTGAGCTCGTGGTGCTGGGAACGTGGGCCAAGAGGCTGCGCGGCCTGCTCGGCACGGACGAGCGCGCCCGTCCCGTGCTGCTCACGAGGTGTCGCTCCATCCACACCTGCGGCATGCGCTACGCGTTGGACGTGGCGTTTGTCGGCGAGCGCGGCGAGGTCCTCTCGGTCCTGCGGGGGCTCGCTCCCCGACGTCACGCCTCGTGCACGAGGGCGGTCTGCGTGGCCGAGCGGCCAGCCGGCGAGGGCGAGTGGTTCGAGGAGGGTCAGCATCTGTGGATCGTCTCCGTCAGCCTTGGCGTGACGGGGACATGAGAGGAGGACTTCATGGGATCAAGAGACGGGGGACGGAGCTGCTACGAGACAAAGGAGTGTCCCCGGTGCGGGGCGGAGCTCTATGCGGACCTGCAGATCTGCTACGGCTGCCTGTACGACTTCTCGCGTGACGTAACGCATGCGGCACCGGTGCTCCCAGACGCGGATCCGCACAGAGACGAAGGGGGAGAGGACACATACGACCTTGGTGCCGCGGCCTCCATTCTCGCGCGAGCGACGGGGCCCGTGGGCATGCTCGTGCGCACCTCGGTCGCGGACCTGTGGGTGAGCGTGCCGGAGGAGGGGCTCCTGTTGGGACGCGACCCCTCGTGCGACGTCGTCCTCCACTCGCCTGCGGTCTCGCGTCGGCACCTGCGGGTGGTGCCCACGCCCAACGGAATGGACGTCTGCGACCTGGGGTCCACCAACCCGGCCACCTATCGGGGAAGGGAGGTGGCCGATCGCGTCGCCGTGGCCTACGGCGAGTCGGTCGACGTGTGTGGCTGCCTGCTCACGATGACGGGACCGGCTACGGGACCTCTGGAAGGCTGAGGCCTCGCTGGCCCTGGGCGCGCCGCCGCCACGAGAAGGAAACGAGGCTCTGCTACTCTGTTCCCGTTCGACCGTCTCTTCCCGACTGCGGAGGTTCCCATGGCCACGTGCTCCAAGCGTCGCTTTAGATTGTCCCTGCTCCTCTCGGCCCTGTTCGTTGCCCTTGCGGCATTGGTCGTCATGCCCACGCCCGCCTATGCGCGCGACTACGAAATAACCCAGGTGGACATCGATGCCACGGTCCGCGAGGACGGGACGCTGCACGTCGTCGAGACGCGCACCTACGCGTTCGACGGTAGCTTCAACGGTGTCTACTGGCTGATTCCCGCAGGCTACAACAGCAGCAACGGCAAGAGCGTCTCGGTGGACGTCATCTCTGCGGGTGAGCAGACGGCGTCCGGCCTCGACAGCTTCGAGGAGTCGGGCCTGGGCGTCGATGGGGTCTACGAGGTGACGGACTCGGGCTCGAACAAGCAGGTCAAGCTCTATGCGCCCCATGCGAACGAGACCGTCTCGTTCACGATCGCCTACGACGCGACGGGCATCGTCACGCGCTGGTCGGACACTGCGGAGCTCTACTGGAAGTTCGTCTCCGACGGATGGGACGTCGAGTCCCAAAACGTCACCTGTCGGCTGCACCTGCCCGTCGCGTCGGGGGAGTCCGTGGCCGCGGGGGACAACGTGCGGGCCTGGGGCCACGGCCCGCTCGACGGCTCGTCCGCGTTCGACGGCGATGACGTCGTCTACACGGTCCCCGGGGTGGGCACCGACGAGTTCGCCGAGATGCGCGTCACGTTTCCCGCCGCATGGGTCTCGGGCCTCGGGGAGACCTCGGGAGACAGGCTCGACACGATCCTCTCCGAGGAGCAGCAGTGGGCGGACGAGGCCAACGCCAAGCGCATGTGGGCCCGCGTCGCCTACTACGGCTCGCTCGCGGCCGTCGTGGCCGTGGCGGCTGCGACCGTCGTCGTGGCCCTGCGTCGTCGCGCGCGCTACCGGCGCGACTTTGCACCCCAGTTCACGGGCACCTACTTCCGCGACGTTCCCACCAAAGACCACCCGGCCGTTCTCGGTGCGCTCTACAACAGGGGCAGCGCCAACGAGAACGGGCTCACGGCCACCCTCATGCACCTTACCGACGAGGGCCTCATTCGCCTCGACAAGGTGACCACGAGGAGCAAAGGCCTCTTCAAGGACAAGGTCAAGGACGACTATCGCCTCACCAAGCTGCACGACGCCCCCGCGGCGGACGAGGCGAGGGGAGCCCTCAACAAGGCCTCGGCGACGATAGACCGGCAGACTCTCAAGTTCCTCTTCAGCAAGGTCGCCAAGGGCAAGGGGGACGAGAATCCCGAGCTTCTCTTCTCCGACCTCGAGGCCTACGCGAAGGCCCATCCGCAGGGCTACTCGGACGCCTACGACTCCTGGAAGAACGCCGTCGACGGGAAGTACCTCGCGCGCTTCTCGGGAGACGGGCTCAAGGGCTACGGCAAGGGCTCGCTCATAGCCCTGGCCACCGTAAACTTCGTGCTGGTCATTGCCACTCCCATCCTGTTCGCCCTTCTGGGCGCACCCGTCGCCCTGGGCATTGCCCTGCCCGTGGTCCTGCTCGGCGTGGGCCTCTTCGCCTCCGTAGTCGCCAAGGGAATGAAGGACGTGAACCATGAGGCCGTGGAGGTCAAGGCGCAGCTCGAGGCGCTCCGGCGCTGGCTGGTCTCGTTCACGCACCTGGACGAGGCCGTGCCCACCGACGTGGTCCTGTGGAACCGCCTTTTGGTCATGGCCGTCGCCTTGGACGTGGCCGACGAGGTGATTGAGCAGCTCAAGGTTGCCGTTCCCGAGATTCTCAACGACCCGTACTTCATGCCCACCTATGGCTGGTACTACTACGGTGGCGTCGGCATGCGCTCGCCCGCTGCGGCCTTCTCCGAACATCTGGACTCGGCCCACCACGTCTCGGCCGCTGCCCTCTCGCACTCGGGCTCGAGTTCGGGTGGCGGCGGGGGCGGTGGCTTTTCCGGCGGGGGCGGCGGTGGCTTCGGCGGCGGAGGCGGCGGCGGGGCATTCTAGGCGCCGGCCTCAGGCCCCAGAAAGCCTTTGACATAGAAGGGGCATCTGGGTATAGTGAACGAGCTTCGCAGATGGCTGGGTAGCTCAGTTGGTAGAGCAGGGGACTGAAAATCCCCGTGTCAGGGGTTCGATTCCCTTCCCCGCCACCATGAAAAGGCGTCCCGCCACCCGCTCGTATGCGGGTGGCGGGATTTTTTTGTCTAACTATTTTCTCGACCTTACTGTGGAGAAGTGTGGAGCCCTATAGTCTGGTATATAAGCTTTTTCTGCTGCCTGCCGCCTAGCATGGGCTGCGTCGGGCGCCTCTACCCGCGCGGGCGACGTGGCCATGTCTGCGCGGGGGCCCACTAAGGAAGCGCGCACATGGGACTGACCAAAACGAGCGTCAGACACGACGGGTTCGACGCGACCCTGTTTCCCGCTGCGGATCGAAAGGGCAAGGTGGTCATCACGCTCTCGGGCAGCGAGGGCGGACTGAGACATGCCGAGAAGATGGCTCGCCACCTCCAGGGTCAGGGGATGCCCGCGCTGGCCCTGGGCTACTTTGGGACAGGGGAGACGCAGGAGTTCCTCTCCCGGGTTCCCCTTGAGTACGTCGACGCCGCGATTGGCTGGCTCAGGGGTCGAGGCTACCAGAGGATCGCCGTCGAGGGTCTCTCAAAGGGAGCCGAGTACGCCGCAGCTGCCGCTACGACCTTCTCGGAGATCTCCTGCGCCGTCCTGAAGACGCCCGCGTGGTTCTACGGGGAAGGCATCATGAAGGGGGCACCGTCTGGCGCGTCATGTTGGACATATCGCGGTCAGGAGCTGCCCTACACGCCCTATCGGGAGAGGAGCTTCCCGTCCAAGCGAGACATCCTACGACGGGCAGAGTACGACATCCTCTCCCTCAACGCCAAGCGGTACGTGAGACAGGCCTCGGCCGTGCCTATCGAGAGGATCGCAGGGCGGGTGCTTTTCTTCTCGACCGAGGCTGACACCGTGTGGCCATCGTCGGAGAGTGCGAAGAAGCTGGAGGATCGTCTCGTCCGGGAGGGCTTTGCCTATCCCTATCCCTACGAGCACGTCTGTTTTGACTTCATGAGCCATCTCATGCTGGAGGACGCAAACCGCCTGGTTCGCGTCCTCTTCAGGTCCGAGCGTGAGCACCCGAGGGAGTGCGCCGAGGAGAGGGCGAGCATGAGCTCCAAGATGCATGACTGGCTGGAGCGCGTCTGGTAGACCGAGCCAGGCGACCCCGAGCTCGGCCCATCAGCTGGCCCACGTCCTAGTAGCGCACCTCGAACTCCCGCTCGCTGGCAACCGGCGCCCTGTCCTCGCGCTCGTCGATCGCGTAGCTGATCGGGTAGCGGCGATACTCCTCGACCATCTGCGAGAAGAACGCCCCCACGTGCTCGCCGGACCCCTGGATTTCGGCCGTCACGGAGCCGTCCTCCTCGTTTCTGATCCAGCCCGTGAGCGCGAGCCTGCGCGCTACCGCCGAGGCCGTCCAACGAAAGCCCACGCCCTGGACCTGACCCACGAAGCGCAGATGCAGCCTTCGGGTGTCCTCGGAAGGCACCTCGGGCGCGTTGTTGGCGCGTCCCCTTCTCCTGCGGATGAACATGGTGGCCCCCCTGCGCTGTCCGTTTATGATGGTCGCGCGGGGCACGTTTTACCGCGCGCGACCCGTATGCGTACAATAGTAGCCAAGCTCTGTCGTCTCGTGTCCAAGGGAGCTAAGAATGCCCAGCAAGTGCCGTATCATGTGTGACTCGACCTGCGACTTCACTGCTCAGCAGGCAGCCGCCTCAGAGGTTAAGATTCTGCCCTACCACTACGTCGAGGCCAGCAAGCCCGACGGGGGCCTCTCGGGCGACGACGATCTCTTCCAGTCCCGCAGCGCCCACGAGTTCTACGACGCCATCCGTCACGGCGCCTGCCCCATGACCTCGCAGCCCTCTCAGCTCGAGTATGACCGTGCCTTCCAGGAGGCCTACGAGGCGCGCGAGCCCACGGTCATGTTCTGCCTCTCGAGCGGCCTGTCGGGAGGCTATGAGGGCGCGCTCATGTCGCTCGAGCGCCTGAAGCAGGCCCACCCCGACGAGGAGA
This is a stretch of genomic DNA from Thermophilibacter immobilis. It encodes these proteins:
- a CDS encoding DUF192 domain-containing protein, coding for MRVVADERPEELRELVVLGTWAKRLRGLLGTDERARPVLLTRCRSIHTCGMRYALDVAFVGERGEVLSVLRGLAPRRHASCTRAVCVAERPAGEGEWFEEGQHLWIVSVSLGVTGT
- a CDS encoding FHA domain-containing protein; the encoded protein is MGSRDGGRSCYETKECPRCGAELYADLQICYGCLYDFSRDVTHAAPVLPDADPHRDEGGEDTYDLGAAASILARATGPVGMLVRTSVADLWVSVPEEGLLLGRDPSCDVVLHSPAVSRRHLRVVPTPNGMDVCDLGSTNPATYRGREVADRVAVAYGESVDVCGCLLTMTGPATGPLEG
- a CDS encoding DUF2207 domain-containing protein — translated: MATCSKRRFRLSLLLSALFVALAALVVMPTPAYARDYEITQVDIDATVREDGTLHVVETRTYAFDGSFNGVYWLIPAGYNSSNGKSVSVDVISAGEQTASGLDSFEESGLGVDGVYEVTDSGSNKQVKLYAPHANETVSFTIAYDATGIVTRWSDTAELYWKFVSDGWDVESQNVTCRLHLPVASGESVAAGDNVRAWGHGPLDGSSAFDGDDVVYTVPGVGTDEFAEMRVTFPAAWVSGLGETSGDRLDTILSEEQQWADEANAKRMWARVAYYGSLAAVVAVAAATVVVALRRRARYRRDFAPQFTGTYFRDVPTKDHPAVLGALYNRGSANENGLTATLMHLTDEGLIRLDKVTTRSKGLFKDKVKDDYRLTKLHDAPAADEARGALNKASATIDRQTLKFLFSKVAKGKGDENPELLFSDLEAYAKAHPQGYSDAYDSWKNAVDGKYLARFSGDGLKGYGKGSLIALATVNFVLVIATPILFALLGAPVALGIALPVVLLGVGLFASVVAKGMKDVNHEAVEVKAQLEALRRWLVSFTHLDEAVPTDVVLWNRLLVMAVALDVADEVIEQLKVAVPEILNDPYFMPTYGWYYYGGVGMRSPAAAFSEHLDSAHHVSAAALSHSGSSSGGGGGGGFSGGGGGGFGGGGGGGAF
- a CDS encoding acyl-CoA thioester hydrolase/BAAT C-terminal domain-containing protein translates to MGLTKTSVRHDGFDATLFPAADRKGKVVITLSGSEGGLRHAEKMARHLQGQGMPALALGYFGTGETQEFLSRVPLEYVDAAIGWLRGRGYQRIAVEGLSKGAEYAAAAATTFSEISCAVLKTPAWFYGEGIMKGAPSGASCWTYRGQELPYTPYRERSFPSKRDILRRAEYDILSLNAKRYVRQASAVPIERIAGRVLFFSTEADTVWPSSESAKKLEDRLVREGFAYPYPYEHVCFDFMSHLMLEDANRLVRVLFRSEREHPRECAEERASMSSKMHDWLERVW
- a CDS encoding acylphosphatase; this encodes MFIRRRRGRANNAPEVPSEDTRRLHLRFVGQVQGVGFRWTASAVARRLALTGWIRNEEDGSVTAEIQGSGEHVGAFFSQMVEEYRRYPISYAIDEREDRAPVASEREFEVRY